In Nicotiana tabacum cultivar K326 chromosome 11, ASM71507v2, whole genome shotgun sequence, a single window of DNA contains:
- the LOC142166085 gene encoding uncharacterized protein LOC142166085 — protein sequence MYYAAANRLAEAFNKILCNLLKKVVSKSKNDWHDRMEEALWAYRMTHCMPTQATPYSLIHGVEEILPLKRQKPSLRLAVREGLTEEENSCLRLEELESLDEKRQEAQQSLECYQARLSRAFNKKVRLRSFQVGDQVLVVRRPIITSRKLRGKFTLKWDGPYIVQESYSSGGYKLVDADDMRIGPIHGKFLKRYYP from the coding sequence ATGTATTATGCTGCTGCAAATAGACTAGCCGAAGCATTTAACAAGATACtttgcaacttgttaaagaaggTCGTCTCCAAGTCTAAAAATGATTGGCACGATAGAATGGAAGAAGCTTTGTGGGCATATCGGATGACTCATTGCATGCCGACACAAGCAACTCCTTATTCTCTTATACATGGAGTCGAAGAAATTCTTCCTCTTAAGCGTCAAAAACCATCCCTGCGACTCGCTGTCCGAGAAGGTCTTACTGAAGAAGAAAACTCTTGTCTGCGCCTTGAAGAACTAGAGTCCCTTGATGAAAAAAGGCaagaagctcaacaaagtcttgaatgttatcaagctcgtcTTTCTCGTGCTTTCAACAAAAAAGTTCGCTTGAGGTCCTTCCAAGTTGGCGATCAAGTTCTTGTAGTAAGAAGACCTATTATCACCTCTCGTAAACTTAGGGGCAAATTCACTTTAAAATGGGATGGTCCATATATTGTGCAAGAGTCCTATTCAAGTGGAGGTTACAAGTTAGTTGATGCAGATGACATGAGAATTGGCCCTATCCATGGGAAATTTTTGAAGAGGTATTATCCTTGA